A region of Thiofilum sp. DNA encodes the following proteins:
- a CDS encoding N-acetylmuramoyl-L-alanine amidase yields the protein MGFENVGKTWLVEELQDYLVSLGVKPSWCKAITLHHTYAPSLAQRPNGLTTQHINNIQHFYETDCNMSSGPHFFVDDKRILGMSDPLRTGAHARSFNGFSLGIEVLGNYDTEDPLNGRGLNCWLNAAQLTAILANWLGLSITETTIKFHREDPKTQKTCPGTKVNKAWFIDLVRQSTLSSTQQLEKPDVGMPWTEWDFRGERWCVPLYRFLTAKTVQSNSIIAKLKFEDGKFYYGEELLEGAYYLDARSAVQPNQCTWVPAYEALDLVRIELNSSSTIGARSLMRSMSKASYSQDLGAILLLDASLGLAHKGLLQEDLLPARSIELIDTPPETDEKPAPPEIESFCDIPEGEQDIEPAYHLTDMPTAKGMHMKAYTAEALSRSSTNIFQGNGQDKVIRLTDINTTTHPVKLYLVGQFGKLTLDGLVITGKTITIESYQNNFVNLKRLEINNSQGLVINGLNKILVSSQAAQASEVNSPLVAVNSKNCTVTGLIVQSVNTSAQWQPRDWRTKAKKGIIVAGENCLISKNAITNVRVGIEALAANTKIVDNKIHNFCDDGIRPLADGCSVTNNDIRYAKNSQENNHCDAIQMWKYKAADLNTSILKGITINNNTIYNITPSYPDDITFFMQGIVCFNGRLQDSVIKDNLIINDHEHGISVRNARNCQIIGNKILSSRPTIVQNWLMLGVPLAAQVASCVNNKVVDNKALTYRLTTSMVSQSANNETLTLDQVEELLEDLLEELPA from the coding sequence ATGGGCTTTGAGAATGTAGGGAAAACATGGCTAGTAGAAGAGTTACAAGATTATCTAGTTTCTTTAGGGGTTAAACCTAGTTGGTGTAAAGCTATTACTTTACATCATACTTATGCACCTTCTTTAGCACAGCGTCCTAATGGTTTAACCACTCAGCATATTAATAATATTCAGCATTTTTATGAAACCGATTGTAATATGAGTAGTGGCCCGCATTTTTTTGTGGATGATAAAAGGATTTTAGGTATGAGCGATCCCTTAAGAACAGGTGCTCATGCAAGGAGTTTTAATGGTTTTTCTTTAGGTATTGAAGTTTTAGGTAATTATGATACTGAAGATCCTTTAAATGGTCGTGGACTAAATTGCTGGCTCAATGCAGCACAGTTAACTGCCATTTTAGCCAATTGGTTAGGGCTTAGTATTACTGAAACGACTATCAAGTTTCACAGGGAAGACCCTAAAACTCAAAAAACCTGCCCCGGCACTAAAGTCAATAAAGCATGGTTTATAGATTTGGTACGTCAAAGTACTCTATCTAGTACACAACAGCTTGAAAAACCTGATGTTGGTATGCCTTGGACTGAGTGGGATTTTCGTGGTGAGCGTTGGTGTGTGCCTTTATACCGTTTTCTTACCGCAAAAACGGTTCAGTCTAATAGTATTATTGCCAAATTAAAATTTGAGGATGGTAAGTTTTATTATGGTGAGGAGTTATTAGAAGGGGCTTATTATCTCGATGCTCGTAGTGCTGTGCAGCCTAATCAATGCACTTGGGTTCCTGCTTATGAGGCATTAGATTTAGTCCGAATCGAGTTAAATAGCTCTTCGACTATAGGTGCACGTTCATTGATGCGCTCCATGAGCAAAGCCTCTTATTCGCAGGATTTAGGCGCAATACTACTGCTAGATGCGAGTTTAGGATTAGCTCATAAAGGACTATTGCAGGAGGATTTATTACCAGCAAGATCTATTGAGCTTATTGATACTCCCCCTGAGACGGATGAGAAACCAGCGCCCCCAGAAATAGAGTCATTTTGTGATATACCAGAGGGCGAACAGGATATTGAGCCTGCATATCATTTAACTGATATGCCTACTGCCAAAGGCATGCATATGAAAGCCTATACAGCAGAGGCTTTAAGTAGGAGCAGTACTAATATCTTTCAGGGTAATGGTCAAGATAAAGTTATTAGGTTGACTGATATTAATACTACTACTCATCCTGTCAAACTTTATTTGGTAGGTCAATTTGGTAAATTAACTTTAGATGGTTTAGTGATTACAGGTAAAACTATTACTATAGAGTCTTATCAAAATAATTTTGTTAATCTTAAAAGACTTGAGATTAATAATTCACAAGGTTTAGTGATAAATGGTTTAAATAAAATCTTGGTTAGTAGTCAAGCGGCTCAAGCCAGTGAGGTAAATTCCCCATTAGTTGCTGTAAATAGTAAGAACTGTACTGTAACAGGATTAATAGTACAGTCTGTTAATACATCAGCACAGTGGCAACCTAGAGATTGGCGCACCAAAGCGAAAAAAGGTATTATCGTTGCAGGTGAAAACTGTTTGATTAGTAAAAATGCTATTACTAATGTGCGTGTAGGGATAGAGGCTTTAGCCGCTAATACAAAAATAGTGGATAATAAAATTCATAATTTTTGTGATGATGGTATTAGACCTTTAGCAGATGGATGTAGTGTGACTAATAACGATATTCGTTATGCTAAAAATAGTCAGGAAAATAATCATTGTGATGCTATCCAAATGTGGAAGTATAAAGCAGCCGATTTAAATACCTCTATTTTAAAAGGCATCACGATTAATAATAATACGATTTATAATATTACACCTAGCTATCCTGATGATATAACTTTCTTCATGCAGGGCATTGTATGCTTTAATGGGCGCTTACAAGATAGTGTTATCAAAGATAATTTGATTATTAATGATCATGAGCATGGCATTAGTGTGAGAAATGCTAGAAATTGCCAAATCATCGGTAATAAGATTTTAAGTAGTCGTCCTACTATTGTACAAAACTGGTTAATGTTAGGTGTGCCATTAGCGGCTCAAGTAGCTAGTTGTGTTAATAATAAAGTAGTGGACAATAAAGCGCTGACTTATAGACTGACTACCTCTATGGTGAGTCAATCAGCTAATAATGAAACGCTGACCTTAGATCAAGTTGAGGAATTATTGGAGGACTTGTTAGAGGAATTGCCTGCTTAG
- a CDS encoding MipA/OmpV family protein: MTKYSTFLVLGFSLLSAQWVAAEDELFLGAALQVEPSIYKDGKDQVKFSGFRLDREGFYLPGPSLNVYRSSTNRTYIGAGLDEWDHKRGKSNVTSGMDSLDRAINLRAGTAWKGRAGVVGLDVTHDFNAHKGNQVRLRYVKPIPAGRALWLPQVSVQWLDKDVSNYYFGVKASESTATRPTYQLGSTQVLKAGVDVEFPLSRNLAMISGVGVTAYDSAIKDSPLVEKGSAPYAKIGLAYKFR, from the coding sequence ATGACAAAGTACTCAACGTTTTTAGTGTTAGGTTTTAGTTTGCTGAGTGCTCAGTGGGTAGCGGCTGAGGATGAGTTGTTTTTAGGGGCTGCTCTACAGGTGGAGCCTTCGATTTACAAAGACGGCAAAGATCAAGTCAAATTCAGTGGTTTTAGATTGGATCGTGAGGGTTTTTATCTCCCCGGCCCTTCGCTCAATGTCTACCGTTCCTCGACTAACCGTACCTATATCGGTGCAGGCTTAGATGAGTGGGATCATAAACGCGGTAAAAGCAATGTGACTTCAGGCATGGATAGCCTTGATCGTGCTATCAATTTGCGCGCGGGCACTGCATGGAAAGGACGTGCGGGTGTAGTGGGGTTGGATGTCACGCATGATTTTAATGCGCATAAGGGTAATCAGGTGCGGCTGCGTTATGTTAAGCCTATACCAGCGGGTCGAGCCTTATGGTTGCCGCAAGTATCAGTGCAGTGGCTAGACAAAGATGTGAGTAATTACTACTTTGGGGTGAAAGCGAGTGAGTCCACTGCAACACGCCCGACTTATCAGCTCGGTTCTACTCAAGTACTCAAAGCGGGTGTCGATGTTGAGTTTCCTTTGTCGCGTAATCTTGCCATGATCAGTGGTGTGGGAGTCACGGCTTATGATAGCGCTATTAAAGATAGTCCCTTAGTGGAAAAAGGCTCTGCCCCTTATGCCAAAATTGGGTTGGCTTATAAGTTTCGTTGA
- the kynU gene encoding kynureninase produces the protein MTSFATTKTLFHIPDGVIYLDGNSLGMLPKAALARAQTVIFDQWGQQLIKGWNESDWMHLPNRVANRVARLIGAPVGSVMMGDTLSIKVYQALAAALSLNPERRVIVSDSGNFPSDLYIADGLVRLLDKGYTLKVPQPDEVESLIDESVAVLMLTEVDYRTGRKHDMQRLTALAHAKGIITVWDLAHSAGAIPVHLLEAQADFAVGCTYKYLNGGPGAPAFIYVAPQHANKPWPALSGWMGHDAPFAFDLDYRPAQGVERMRVGTPPIIALAILDAALDAWEGVDMMEVRASSIQLSELFIREVEARCPSLTLASPRDATQRGSQVSFHFEHGYAAMQALIARGVIGDFRAPDIMRFGFTPLYIDESDVLQAVAVLEEVINKNLWDRPEYQKRAAVT, from the coding sequence ATGACTTCTTTTGCCACCACTAAAACCCTGTTCCATATTCCCGATGGCGTGATTTATTTAGATGGTAACTCATTAGGTATGTTACCCAAAGCTGCTCTGGCTCGCGCTCAAACAGTCATTTTTGATCAATGGGGACAACAACTGATTAAAGGTTGGAATGAGTCGGATTGGATGCATTTACCTAATCGAGTCGCTAATCGAGTGGCACGTTTAATAGGTGCGCCTGTGGGTTCGGTGATGATGGGTGATACTCTTTCAATCAAAGTCTATCAAGCCTTAGCAGCGGCTTTATCACTCAATCCTGAGCGGCGTGTGATTGTGTCAGATAGTGGTAATTTTCCTTCGGATCTCTATATTGCCGATGGTTTAGTACGTTTGCTGGATAAGGGTTATACATTAAAAGTTCCCCAGCCTGATGAGGTAGAAAGCCTAATCGATGAAAGTGTGGCAGTCTTGATGCTAACTGAAGTCGATTATCGCACTGGACGCAAACATGATATGCAGCGTTTGACTGCACTAGCGCATGCTAAAGGCATTATTACGGTGTGGGACTTAGCCCATTCAGCAGGCGCCATTCCGGTACATCTACTAGAGGCTCAAGCCGATTTTGCCGTCGGTTGTACCTATAAATATTTAAATGGTGGCCCAGGTGCACCCGCTTTTATTTATGTAGCGCCTCAGCATGCTAATAAGCCTTGGCCTGCCTTATCGGGCTGGATGGGGCATGATGCACCGTTTGCTTTTGATTTAGATTATCGCCCTGCACAAGGGGTGGAGCGTATGCGCGTGGGTACACCTCCGATTATTGCCCTAGCTATCCTAGACGCCGCACTCGATGCGTGGGAGGGTGTGGATATGATGGAAGTGCGAGCTAGCTCTATTCAATTAAGCGAGTTATTTATACGTGAGGTGGAAGCACGTTGCCCTAGTTTAACTTTAGCTAGCCCGCGTGATGCGACTCAAAGAGGCTCACAAGTATCCTTCCATTTCGAGCACGGTTATGCAGCAATGCAGGCACTCATTGCAAGGGGAGTGATTGGGGATTTTAGAGCACCCGATATTATGCGTTTTGGCTTTACACCTTTATATATCGATGAGTCAGATGTGCTGCAAGCCGTTGCTGTATTGGAAGAAGTGATTAATAAAAACCTATGGGATAGACCTGAATACCAAAAGCGGGCTGCTGTGACCTAA
- a CDS encoding IS4 family transposase: MDLSDGLRDSLKAHLSWGKPRLDCFVGMLHTLLSARQMNLALLAVHIDSDTDIGSRYRRMQRFFSQVFFNYNDIAHFLMGMFAFSGQQYYLTLDRTNWKWGKSNLNLLTLAVVYQGAAIPVYWMVLNKRGNSNQRERIALLQRFISQFGRNNILGVLADREFIGGQWWKWLSSKEIPYLIRIKGNQLMTDKHKKEAHVRSLFANLKPGKRRVLRHRRDVSGEWVWLSGSKLPSGELLIIASNHYTADPIGTYRLRWEIENLFQCLKGRGFHMEATHFTKPLASKR; the protein is encoded by the coding sequence ATGGATCTGAGCGATGGACTACGTGACAGTTTAAAAGCCCACTTGAGTTGGGGCAAGCCCCGTTTGGATTGTTTTGTGGGAATGCTGCATACTTTGCTGAGTGCGCGACAAATGAATTTGGCGTTGTTGGCGGTACACATAGATTCTGACACCGACATTGGTTCCCGCTATCGACGGATGCAACGCTTTTTTAGCCAAGTGTTCTTTAATTACAATGACATTGCCCATTTTCTTATGGGAATGTTCGCCTTTAGTGGTCAACAATACTACCTCACACTCGACAGAACCAACTGGAAATGGGGCAAATCCAACCTCAATCTCCTGACTTTGGCGGTTGTTTACCAAGGTGCGGCTATCCCCGTTTACTGGATGGTGTTGAACAAACGCGGTAATTCTAACCAACGTGAACGTATTGCCCTGCTGCAACGATTTATCAGCCAATTCGGGCGCAACAACATCTTGGGTGTGTTGGCTGACCGTGAGTTTATTGGTGGTCAATGGTGGAAGTGGTTGTCTTCCAAAGAGATTCCCTACTTGATTCGTATCAAGGGTAATCAGTTGATGACCGACAAACACAAAAAAGAGGCGCATGTCCGCTCGCTGTTTGCCAACCTCAAGCCGGGTAAACGGCGCGTTCTCCGTCACCGTCGCGACGTTAGCGGGGAATGGGTTTGGCTCAGTGGCTCAAAGCTGCCCAGTGGTGAGTTGTTGATTATCGCCAGCAACCACTACACGGCTGATCCCATTGGCACTTATCGGCTACGTTGGGAAATTGAAAACCTGTTCCAATGCTTGAAAGGGCGTGGTTTTCACATGGAAGCCACTCACTTCACCAAACCCCTCGCATCAAAAAGATGA
- a CDS encoding RNA ligase family protein, with amino-acid sequence MRYIKYPRTPHLPWSRSVTAGDIYSLDLDHFVGREVVITEKMDGENTTLYTDHIHARSLDSQHHPSRDWVKRWHHTIAHEIPQGWRICGENMYAQHSIEYFELESYFYGFSIWNERNECLSWIETKEWFALLGIVAPPVLHQGIWDESYLRSLVLDTQKVEGYVVRLAASFHYDQFAQSVAKWVRPRHVQTDQHWMFAAVQPNHLRGDV; translated from the coding sequence ATGCGTTATATCAAATACCCGCGTACCCCCCATTTGCCTTGGTCACGTTCGGTGACGGCTGGTGATATTTACTCGCTCGATTTAGATCATTTCGTTGGGCGTGAGGTGGTGATTACAGAAAAAATGGATGGTGAAAATACCACGCTTTATACCGATCATATTCATGCCCGCTCGTTAGATAGTCAGCATCACCCTTCGCGCGATTGGGTGAAGCGTTGGCATCACACGATTGCGCATGAAATCCCACAGGGGTGGCGCATTTGTGGGGAAAATATGTATGCCCAACATTCCATCGAGTACTTTGAGCTGGAAAGCTATTTTTACGGCTTTTCAATATGGAATGAACGCAATGAATGTTTGAGCTGGATTGAGACTAAAGAGTGGTTTGCACTACTAGGTATTGTCGCACCCCCTGTTTTGCATCAGGGCATTTGGGATGAAAGCTATTTGCGCAGCTTAGTACTCGATACCCAAAAGGTTGAGGGTTATGTGGTGCGCTTAGCAGCGAGTTTTCATTATGATCAATTTGCTCAGTCTGTCGCCAAGTGGGTCAGACCGCGCCATGTGCAAACCGATCAGCATTGGATGTTTGCAGCTGTGCAACCTAACCATTTACGAGGTGATGTATGA
- a CDS encoding AAA family ATPase — MKRAQWLQQLAQAATPNLEECIEYLGSTCEWLYEFKHTPQDAEWHAEGNVHIHTQMVLDELYQLLKTQARHITGERRQALILGAVLHDIAKPVQTKPMLLQGKERIGAPQHETVGRSYLAPRIMEWELPFNVLWQVLHLVGEHHMPKHLALKESQVAAYWRLARQVDLELLYWLEVADMRGRICPDLEWQLMCLDEFRNQAQCFACWGDNPLPKHIATRMNNLSPKAQRYVYAYSLAALEQGELRMVEEVISKTYAHREHYAHLVMTVGLSGSGKSTWLERHYPDYEVISLDELREQFNGKRNSQKHSGQIIQAAKAQLKAALREKRGVVWDATNLRAELRAQILDLGRDYHALITLAVFLLPLKVLDKQNNQREYGVAQSVLERQIEQFQLPNLTEAHQYQVIGENGVLLYESGNWSTL; from the coding sequence ATGAAACGTGCTCAATGGTTGCAACAACTTGCACAAGCAGCGACACCCAATTTAGAGGAGTGTATTGAGTATTTAGGCTCGACTTGTGAGTGGTTGTATGAGTTTAAGCATACTCCACAGGATGCTGAGTGGCACGCTGAGGGTAATGTCCATATTCATACTCAAATGGTGCTGGATGAGTTGTATCAATTACTCAAAACACAGGCTAGGCATATCACCGGAGAGCGACGCCAAGCACTCATTTTAGGCGCTGTGCTCCACGATATTGCTAAACCCGTACAAACCAAACCTATGTTATTACAAGGCAAGGAGCGCATTGGAGCACCCCAACATGAAACAGTGGGGCGTTCCTATTTAGCACCGCGCATCATGGAGTGGGAGTTACCTTTCAATGTGCTGTGGCAAGTACTGCATTTAGTGGGCGAACACCATATGCCCAAGCATTTAGCCTTAAAAGAGTCTCAAGTTGCTGCCTATTGGCGCTTAGCGCGTCAGGTCGATCTAGAGTTGCTCTATTGGCTAGAGGTCGCCGATATGCGCGGGCGTATTTGTCCCGATCTAGAGTGGCAACTCATGTGTTTGGATGAGTTTAGAAATCAAGCGCAATGTTTTGCTTGTTGGGGTGATAACCCTCTACCTAAGCATATTGCTACGCGGATGAATAATCTAAGCCCTAAAGCACAGCGCTATGTCTATGCCTATAGTTTGGCAGCCTTGGAGCAGGGTGAGTTGCGCATGGTCGAGGAGGTGATTAGTAAAACCTATGCGCACCGTGAACACTATGCTCATTTAGTTATGACGGTGGGGTTAAGTGGTTCGGGCAAATCGACTTGGCTAGAACGACATTATCCCGATTATGAAGTGATCTCGTTGGATGAGTTACGCGAGCAATTTAATGGTAAACGTAATAGCCAAAAACACAGTGGTCAGATTATTCAAGCCGCCAAAGCGCAGCTCAAAGCAGCCTTACGAGAAAAACGCGGTGTGGTGTGGGATGCTACCAATTTAAGAGCTGAGTTACGGGCGCAGATTTTAGACTTAGGGCGCGATTATCATGCCTTAATCACTCTGGCGGTATTTTTATTGCCGCTTAAAGTGCTTGATAAGCAAAATAATCAGCGTGAGTATGGTGTGGCTCAAAGTGTATTAGAGCGTCAGATAGAGCAGTTTCAATTACCCAACTTAACGGAAGCCCATCAGTATCAAGTGATAGGCGAGAATGGAGTACTCTTATATGAATCAGGGAATTGGAGTACGCTCTAG
- the phoB gene encoding phosphate regulon transcriptional regulator PhoB, protein MNMNTVLIIEDEAPIRQLVAYTLERVGHTLLEADCGRAAQEILAQQQPDMILMDWMLPDLTGLELTRRFKRHVNLSHIPIIMLTARADEADKIAGLNSGADDYMSKPFSPAELLARMRAVWRRVQPQLPPATLTCRDLTLDIHSHRVYIGHETLDLGPTEFRLLKFFLQHPERVYSREQLLKQAWGPSVYVEERTVDVHILRLRKILMPFGYDDFIQTVRGAGYRFSPTTPV, encoded by the coding sequence ATTAATATGAATACTGTGTTAATCATTGAAGATGAAGCACCGATCCGCCAATTAGTGGCTTACACCTTAGAGCGCGTAGGACATACCTTATTAGAAGCGGATTGTGGACGCGCTGCCCAAGAGATTTTAGCGCAACAACAACCGGATATGATTTTAATGGATTGGATGTTGCCGGATTTAACGGGCTTAGAACTCACCCGTCGTTTTAAGCGCCATGTTAATTTAAGCCATATTCCGATTATTATGCTCACCGCTCGCGCCGACGAAGCGGATAAAATTGCTGGCTTAAATTCCGGTGCAGATGACTATATGAGTAAGCCCTTTTCTCCTGCCGAATTACTGGCTCGCATGCGTGCCGTCTGGAGAAGAGTGCAGCCGCAATTGCCACCCGCCACCTTGACTTGTCGTGATTTGACTTTAGATATTCACAGTCATCGGGTGTATATTGGTCACGAAACCTTAGATTTAGGCCCGACTGAATTTCGCTTATTAAAGTTTTTCCTCCAACATCCAGAGCGCGTTTATAGTCGTGAGCAGCTATTAAAACAAGCGTGGGGCCCTAGTGTATATGTGGAAGAGCGCACGGTGGATGTACATATTTTGCGTCTACGTAAAATCCTCATGCCTTTTGGCTATGACGATTTTATCCAAACAGTACGGGGTGCAGGCTATCGTTTTTCACCCACTACACCGGTTTAA
- the phoR gene encoding phosphate regulon sensor histidine kinase PhoR, translating to MQAYWSIEIRRLIGGVVLALMLGFITGYWLISLLATALGYIAWFLYKLRQLQLWLVHDFKPDELPDSDGAWEQIVTLINRSRQKSIKRKQKQEELLQRLNNIISALPDAVILFDDQHIIQWTNNMAFELMGINDQTDVGQRIDNLLRAPEIAKALNTMDTEDAIQFISPRNAQATLQARILPVERGLWLLNVRDISQRIQLQHTRKAFIANASHELRTPLTVVSGYLELMQEDPEVPQHLAMAIQQSREQTLRMQQIISDMLTLSKLETMERTHIPLREVNVPDILKNTSQALTDTLAAQSHTLETYIEPNLTIMGVESELTSAITNLMDNAIKHTPAGTHIVVRWERLNKDYAALTVTDNGPGIPEEHIAHLTERFYRVDTGRSRERGGTGLGLSIVKHVIQNHQGYLTIKSRVGETIFQASFPARHAPIVSENQS from the coding sequence ATGCAAGCCTATTGGTCGATTGAAATACGCCGTCTGATCGGTGGCGTGGTGCTAGCTCTTATGCTGGGGTTCATCACTGGCTACTGGTTAATCTCGTTGTTAGCCACCGCGTTAGGCTATATCGCGTGGTTTTTATATAAGCTGCGCCAATTACAATTATGGCTAGTGCATGATTTCAAACCCGATGAGTTACCGGATAGTGACGGAGCTTGGGAACAAATTGTTACCTTGATCAATCGCTCGCGCCAAAAAAGTATTAAGCGTAAGCAAAAACAAGAAGAACTCTTGCAACGCCTTAATAATATTATTTCCGCCCTACCCGATGCGGTCATTTTGTTTGATGATCAACATATTATTCAATGGACGAATAATATGGCATTTGAACTGATGGGTATTAACGACCAAACCGATGTTGGGCAACGCATTGATAATCTATTACGCGCCCCAGAGATTGCCAAAGCGCTTAATACTATGGATACCGAGGACGCGATTCAGTTTATTTCGCCCCGTAATGCTCAAGCTACATTACAAGCGCGTATTTTGCCTGTGGAGCGGGGTCTATGGCTGCTTAATGTGCGCGATATTAGTCAACGTATTCAATTGCAACATACGCGCAAAGCCTTTATTGCCAATGCCTCACACGAATTGCGCACCCCTTTGACCGTAGTCAGTGGTTATCTCGAACTCATGCAGGAAGATCCTGAGGTTCCCCAGCATTTAGCTATGGCAATCCAGCAATCCCGTGAACAAACCTTGCGTATGCAGCAAATCATTAGCGATATGCTGACCCTTTCTAAATTAGAAACTATGGAACGTACCCATATTCCATTACGCGAGGTCAATGTACCGGACATTCTTAAAAATACCAGCCAAGCCCTGACCGATACTTTAGCGGCACAATCACATACCTTAGAAACCTATATTGAACCTAATCTCACCATTATGGGCGTTGAGAGTGAACTCACCAGCGCTATTACTAATTTAATGGATAATGCGATTAAGCATACCCCCGCTGGTACTCATATCGTGGTGCGTTGGGAACGACTGAATAAGGATTATGCTGCCTTGACGGTAACTGATAATGGCCCTGGCATTCCCGAAGAACATATTGCGCATCTCACCGAGCGCTTTTATCGCGTGGATACCGGACGCTCGCGTGAACGGGGGGGTACCGGTTTGGGGTTATCGATTGTGAAGCATGTGATTCAAAATCATCAAGGCTACTTAACCATTAAAAGCCGTGTGGGTGAAACCATTTTCCAAGCTAGCTTCCCTGCTCGCCACGCCCCCATTGTTTCAGAAAATCAAAGCTAA
- the phoB gene encoding phosphate regulon transcriptional regulator PhoB, which translates to MMKKHILLIEDEAPIRQMVKFALEREGYEISEAANAKEARTLIAERVPDLMLVDWMLPDLSGPELIKRLRAEELTHDVPAIMLTAKADEENMIQGLDHGADDYLTKPVSMKVLSARIKALLRRSIGFNEETVLRIGRLALDQASYQLRIDQMPVAIGLTEFRLLEFFMQHPGRVYSRAQLLDFVWGQSKYLEERTVDVHILRLRKALKPYEVDHYIQTVRGAGYRFEQDNT; encoded by the coding sequence ATCATGAAGAAACATATTTTACTCATTGAAGATGAAGCCCCGATTCGCCAGATGGTGAAATTTGCTTTAGAGCGCGAGGGCTATGAAATCTCTGAAGCCGCGAATGCTAAAGAGGCACGTACTTTAATTGCCGAACGTGTACCTGATTTAATGTTAGTGGATTGGATGCTGCCGGATTTATCAGGTCCTGAACTGATTAAACGGTTGCGAGCTGAGGAACTGACGCATGATGTACCGGCTATTATGTTGACCGCCAAGGCGGATGAAGAAAATATGATTCAGGGGCTTGATCATGGCGCGGATGACTACCTCACTAAACCCGTTTCTATGAAGGTGCTTAGCGCCCGTATTAAAGCCTTGCTGCGCCGTAGCATTGGTTTTAATGAAGAAACCGTATTACGCATAGGTCGCCTCGCTTTAGATCAAGCGTCTTATCAATTGCGTATTGATCAAATGCCTGTGGCTATTGGCTTGACAGAATTCCGCTTGTTAGAATTCTTTATGCAGCATCCCGGTCGAGTCTATTCACGCGCCCAACTCTTAGATTTTGTTTGGGGGCAGAGTAAGTACTTAGAAGAGCGCACGGTGGATGTACATATCTTGCGCCTGCGCAAAGCCTTAAAACCCTACGAAGTAGATCACTATATTCAAACGGTGCGTGGCGCTGGCTATCGGTTTGAACAGGACAATACCTAA
- the tgt gene encoding tRNA guanosine(34) transglycosylase Tgt produces the protein MSHLQFTLFNTQGAARRGQLTFPRGTVQTPAFMPVGTYGTVKAMTPEELKGLGAEIILGNTFHLMLRPGTEIVRLKGDLHEFMHWDKPILTDSGGFQVFSLAQMRKITEEGVHFQSPVNGNKILMTPESSMQVQRELGSDIVMIFDECTPYPATFEEAKTSMELSLRWARRSKNAHEGNPSALFGIVQGGVYEDLRKISAKGLQAIDFDGYAVGGLAVGEPKEDRDRILEATVPLLPTDKPRYLMGVGKPEDIVEGVRRGIDMFDCVIPTRNARNGFLFTRYGQLKIRNSVNKTDTRPIDEQCGCYTCQHYSRAYLHHLDKCNEILGARLNTIHNLYYYQELMRGMRAALDQGEFEQFVTDFYAQRASSKGQTEE, from the coding sequence ATGTCGCACTTGCAATTTACCCTCTTTAACACTCAAGGTGCTGCGCGTCGCGGTCAGCTCACTTTCCCGCGCGGTACAGTACAAACCCCTGCTTTTATGCCCGTTGGAACTTATGGCACGGTAAAAGCCATGACCCCCGAAGAACTCAAAGGACTAGGCGCGGAAATTATTTTGGGTAATACCTTTCACCTAATGCTGCGCCCCGGAACGGAAATAGTGCGCCTCAAGGGTGATTTACATGAGTTTATGCACTGGGATAAACCGATTTTGACCGATTCGGGTGGCTTTCAAGTGTTCTCATTGGCACAAATGCGCAAAATCACCGAGGAAGGGGTGCATTTCCAATCTCCGGTTAATGGCAATAAAATCCTCATGACCCCTGAATCATCTATGCAAGTGCAGCGCGAATTAGGGTCAGATATTGTGATGATTTTTGATGAATGCACCCCCTATCCTGCGACCTTTGAGGAAGCTAAAACTTCAATGGAATTATCACTGCGCTGGGCGCGACGCAGTAAAAATGCTCATGAGGGTAATCCTTCTGCACTCTTTGGTATCGTTCAAGGTGGTGTTTATGAGGACTTACGCAAAATCTCAGCCAAAGGTTTGCAAGCTATAGATTTTGATGGCTATGCCGTAGGTGGCTTGGCAGTGGGTGAGCCTAAAGAAGATCGGGATCGCATTTTAGAAGCAACCGTTCCTTTACTTCCCACCGATAAGCCCCGCTATTTAATGGGCGTCGGCAAACCTGAGGATATTGTCGAGGGGGTTCGGCGCGGGATTGATATGTTTGATTGTGTGATTCCTACACGTAATGCACGAAATGGTTTTCTGTTTACCCGCTACGGACAGCTTAAAATTCGTAATAGCGTGAATAAGACTGATACTCGCCCCATTGACGAACAATGCGGTTGCTATACCTGCCAACACTATTCGCGGGCTTATTTACATCACTTAGATAAATGTAATGAGATTTTAGGAGCACGTCTCAATACTATTCATAACCTGTACTATTACCAAGAACTGATGCGTGGTATGCGTGCTGCTTTAGATCAAGGTGAGTTTGAACAGTTTGTTACTGATTTCTATGCCCAACGTGCCTCGTCTAAGGGGCAAACTGAGGAATAA